A single Sorex araneus isolate mSorAra2 chromosome 8, mSorAra2.pri, whole genome shotgun sequence DNA region contains:
- the SETD6 gene encoding N-lysine methyltransferase SETD6 — translation MATQAKRRRVSGGPRAPGSPLPAGPRAPPKLAPARPLSPPEPRPGVGEPSRPCPGAGPAGGGDADPVAGFLRWCRHVGLELSPKVAVSRQGTVAGYGMVARESVQPGELLFAVPRAALLSQHTCSISGLLEREQGALQSQSGWVPLLLALLHELQAPASTWSPYFALWPELGRLEHPMFWPEEQRRRLLQGTGVPEAVEKDLANIRSEFCSIVLPFMEAHPDLFSPAVRSLELYRQLVALVMAYSFQEPLEEEDEEKEPNAPLMVPAADILNHVANHNANLEYSPNCLRMVATQPIPEGHEIFNTYGQMANWQLIHMYGFVEPYPDNTNDTADIQMVTVREAALQGINTESEKLLLYERWDFLCKLEMVGEEGAFVIGRKEVLTEEELITTLKVLCMPAEEFREFKDQDEWADDKGEEDSLLITNIPKLKASWKRLLRDSVLLTLKTYATDLKSDQALLRNEVYSKLGWREQQALQVCYGQKMILHQLLEMTS, via the exons ATGGCGACGCAGGCCAAGCGCCGGCGGGTGAGTGGCGGGCCGCGGGCGCCGGGCTCGCCCCTGCCCGccggcccgcgcgcgccccccAAGCTCGCTCCCGCGCGCCCCCTCTcgcccccggagccccgccctgGCGTCGGCGAGCCCTCGCGGCCGTGCCCGGGGGCCGGGCCTGCGGGCGGCGGGGACGCGGACCCGGTGGCCGGCTTCCTGCGCTGGTGCCGGcacgtggggctggagctgaGCCCCAAG GTGGCGGTGAGCCGGCAGGGCACGGTGGCCGGCTACGGCATGGTGGCTCGGGAGAGCGTGCAGCCCGGGGAGCTGCTGTTCGCGGTGCCGCGGGCCGCGCTGCTGTCGCagcacacctgctccatcagCGGCCTGCTGGAGCGAG AGCAAGGCGCGCTGCAGAGCCAGTCGGGCTGGGTGCCGCTGCTGTTAGCGCTGCTCCACGAGCTGCAGGCCCCGGCTTCCACCTGGAGCCCTTACTTCGCGCTCTGGCCCGAGCTGGGCCGGTTGGAGCACCCCATGTTCTG GCCGGAGGAGCAGCGCCGGCGGTTGCTGCAGGGCACGGGAGTCCCCGAGGCGGTGGAGAAGGATCTGGCCAACATCCGCAGCGAGTTCTGTTCCATCGTGCTGCCCTTCATGGAGGCCCACCCTGATCTTTTCAGCCCCGCGGTCCGCTCTCTGGAGCTCTACCGCCAGCTTGTGGCACTAGTGATGGCCTACAG CTTTCAGGAACCActggaggaagaggatgaagaaaaggagCCCAATGCCCCTTTGATGGTGCCTGCTGCAGACATCCTAAATCATGTGGCCAACCACAATGCCAATCTAGAATACTCTCCA AACTGTCTTCGGATGGTAGCTACTCAGCCTATTCCTGAAGGCCATGAGATATTCAACACTTATGGTCAAATGGCTAACTGGCAACTGATCCATATGTATGGTTTTGTTGAACCATACCCTGACAACACTAATGATACAGCTGACATTCAGATGGTGACGGTTCGTGAAGCAGCTTTACAGG gaataaacactgaatcGGAAAAGCTACTGCTTTATGAACGCTGGGATTTCTTATGCAAACTGGAAATGGTAGGGGAAGAAGGAGCCTTTGTGATCGGGCGTAAAGAGGTGCTGACTGAAGAGGAACTGATCACCACGCTAAAG GTACTTTGCATGCCTGCTGAAGAGTTCAGAGAGTTTAAAGACCAGGATGAATGGGCTGATGACAAAGGGGAAGAGGATAGCCTACTGATCACAAATATCCCCAAGCTCAAAGCATCATGGAAGCGACTTCTTCGGGACAGTGTTTTGTTGACCCTGAAAACCTATGCCACAGACTTAAAATCTGACCAAGCTTTACTCAGAAATGAGGTCTACTCTAAACTTGGCTGGAGGGAACAGCAAGCCTTACAGGTTTGCTACGGTCAGAAGATGATCTTACACCAGCTGTTAGAAATGACAAGTTAG